The following is a genomic window from Synechococcus sp. JA-2-3B'a(2-13).
GGCCATCCGCTTTTTCCCTCAGCCGCCGTATGGGTTGCAAGGAGACAGAGCGGCTTCGCTTAACCACTCTTCGGGAGTTTCTCATGCGTTGGTTCTCGTCCTCTGGTGTTCTCGTCAGCCTGCCTTTCCAGTCTTCTGTTGGGCGAAGTGTTCTGCCCCTGTCTGGCTCGATTTGGCAGCGGCTGGAGGCCTTAGCTCTGGGTTTGCACATTCTGTCTTTGCTTTTTGGGTTGGCAGGGTTGCTCTGGGTTGTACCCCATCCTGAGTGGGTGGCCAGTTTGCCCCCCATTGGCATTCAAGCTTTCTCCTTGAGCATGGGCAATGGCGGCGTGGCCTACATGGTGTTCGGTGCGCTGGCGGCAGCTCTGATGGGATCCCGGCTGTTGGGGGTGCGGCGCCTATTGATGTTTTTGATCCCGGCGGTGGGCATTTCCTTGGGCAGTGAGCTGTTGGGTACCAGCACTGGGATCCCCTTTGGCAACTATGGCTACCTGAGTGGGCTGGGCTACAAGATTGCCGGTTTGGTGCCTTTTACCATCCCTCTGTCTTGGTTTTATGTGGGGTTGTCATCCTACTTGTTGGCGCGTGTGGCTCTGCAAACCCAGCGCCACTGGTTGATCCACTTCGAGGCCATCATGTTGGGGGCCCTGCTGCTCACCGCCTGGGACTTCGTGCTGGATCCGGCCATGACCCGCGGCTTGATTCCCTTCTGGACGTGGTTTCAGCCGGGGCCCTTCTTCGGTATGCCGCTGCAAAACTTCGGTGGTTGGATGCTGACTGGGGCTGCCTTCATGACGGTGGCCAATCTGCTGTGGGGCGAGGATCAACCCATCCTTGACCGCCGCCAGTTGGTGGGGCCGCTGGTGCTCTATGTAGCTAATTTTGCTTTTGCCCTGCTGATGAGCCTGGGCTCCGGCATTGCTGCGCCGGCGGGGCTGGGCCTGTTGTTGGGGTTGGGGCCCGCTTTGGGGTTGTGGTGGAGTGCAGAGACTCCATCCCCCTATCGCGACCAGCCTGTGCCGCCTTCCCATCCTGAACAGGACTCCATCCCGCTATTGCAAACGGTCGAGGGAGAGGCAGGTCGGGACTGGGATACTTTGGAGGATCCCGGTTGGGTTGGCGCGAAGTAAGCCGGCCCTAACCCTTCCTCGGCGAGATCCCCCAGTTGTCCAGGCCATGAACTTTTGCAGCGACAATGTTACAGGCGCTTGTCCTGAGGTGATGGAAGCCCTGTTGGCCCTCAACCGGGGATCCGCCATGCCCTATGGAGGGGACGAATGCACAGCGCAGGTGCAAAGGCTGTTTGCCGAGATCTTCGAGCATGAAGTGGCAGTGTTTCCGGTGGCAACAGGATCTGCTGCCAATGCCCTGGCCCTTTCGGTGCTCACCCCGCCCTACGGGGCGATTTATTGCCATCCCGAGGCCCACATCAATCTGGACGAATGTGGAGCGCCAGAGCTGTTTACAGGTGGGGCCAAGTTGGTGGGGATCCCCGGAGAGCAAGGCCGTATCGACTGGGGCAACTTAAAAGCAG
Proteins encoded in this region:
- a CDS encoding carotenoid biosynthesis protein, with the protein product MRWFSSSGVLVSLPFQSSVGRSVLPLSGSIWQRLEALALGLHILSLLFGLAGLLWVVPHPEWVASLPPIGIQAFSLSMGNGGVAYMVFGALAAALMGSRLLGVRRLLMFLIPAVGISLGSELLGTSTGIPFGNYGYLSGLGYKIAGLVPFTIPLSWFYVGLSSYLLARVALQTQRHWLIHFEAIMLGALLLTAWDFVLDPAMTRGLIPFWTWFQPGPFFGMPLQNFGGWMLTGAAFMTVANLLWGEDQPILDRRQLVGPLVLYVANFAFALLMSLGSGIAAPAGLGLLLGLGPALGLWWSAETPSPYRDQPVPPSHPEQDSIPLLQTVEGEAGRDWDTLEDPGWVGAK